TCCCCCCAAAAGAGTGTATCTTTTCTAGTATAAATGGGCGCAAAAGGGAATGCAAAATTTAGTATTGGACTTTAAGACGGGAAAACGACATAACCCTCCGATATGACTTACAATCCTCGCGATCACTATTTTAGAAAAGCCAAGCAAGAAAACTTCGCCGCGCGCTCTGTTTTTAAACTCGAAGAGATCGACAAAAAATACAAACTCTTTAAACCGGGACAAACGGTTTTGGATTTGGGGGCTTCTCCAGGGTCGTGGTCGCAGTACGCCTCAAAGAGTGTCGGTGAAAAAGGACGTGTTTTGGGTGTTGATTTAAGCCCTGTCACAGTGAAGCTGAACAATGCTGTTTTTATTCAAGCCGATTTGCGTGATTTGAATCTTGAAGACATTTTCAAAGAGCACGGTTTTGTGCCGCCCTTTGATTTGGTTCTTTCCGATATGGCTCCAAAGACAACGGGCATTCGTATGACGGATCAGGCACGCTCGATGGAGCTTTGTGAGCTGGCGTTGGATGTGGCTCGTCGTTTTCTAAAAAAAGACGGTCACTTTGTTTGCAAACTATTTCACAGCGACGATTTTTCTAAGCTTCGCGATGAAATTAAGAAAACGTTCCATAAATGTGAGGCAGTGAAACCGGACTCAACACGTAAAATTTCCAAAGAAATCTTCCTCGTCGGCATCGGAAAAAAATGATTCGCATTATTTTTCAGAACGATTTTTTCGTCATCTGTGACAAGGAAAGTGGTGTGCTTTCGACACCGAGCCGTCATGAAGAAAGCGATAAGCGGTGTTGTTTAGGCACTGCTTTGCAAGATTTTTTAAAGCAGCAAATCTATCCGATTCATCGTTTAGACTTCGAAGTTTCAGGCCTAGTGATGTATGCAAAGACGCCGGAAGCTCATCGCAAAGCCAATGCTTGGTTTGAACACAAACAAGTTCAAAAGACTTACAGAGCACTGACAACGGCGCAAGATTATTCCCACATTCCCGCCAATGTTCCTAACCAAAAAATGGCGATTTCACTTACACAGCCAGGTTTAAAATTTGAATGGAAATCGCACATTCTTCGAGGGAAAAAGCGCGCTTACGAAAGTGCGCAAGGTAAAGACAGTTTAACTCTTGCAGAGTACTTAGGAGTGAATGAACAGGGATATTTGATGTGGGATCTACAGCCTGTCACAGGTCGTTCACACCAACTGCGTTTTGATCTCAGTCGTCATGGTTTTCCCATTCTTGGTGATAAACTGTATGGATCAAAAGTAGATTGGGGAGTGGATCGGATCGCACTTCGCGCTTACAAAATTGATTTTTCCAATGCGCCCGGAGCAACGCCTTTAGGGCTTCCAAGTGATGTCACTTTGACATCACTTTAGTGCGCAAAAATATTTTTCGAAAAATTTCTTTCATCATTTTTGAGCCTCGCAAAATGTCATGTATGAGAGCGCATACAAAAATAAAGTTGCGTGATTT
This region of Bdellovibrio sp. BCCA genomic DNA includes:
- a CDS encoding RluA family pseudouridine synthase, giving the protein MIRIIFQNDFFVICDKESGVLSTPSRHEESDKRCCLGTALQDFLKQQIYPIHRLDFEVSGLVMYAKTPEAHRKANAWFEHKQVQKTYRALTTAQDYSHIPANVPNQKMAISLTQPGLKFEWKSHILRGKKRAYESAQGKDSLTLAEYLGVNEQGYLMWDLQPVTGRSHQLRFDLSRHGFPILGDKLYGSKVDWGVDRIALRAYKIDFSNAPGATPLGLPSDVTLTSL
- a CDS encoding RlmE family RNA methyltransferase, with protein sequence MTYNPRDHYFRKAKQENFAARSVFKLEEIDKKYKLFKPGQTVLDLGASPGSWSQYASKSVGEKGRVLGVDLSPVTVKLNNAVFIQADLRDLNLEDIFKEHGFVPPFDLVLSDMAPKTTGIRMTDQARSMELCELALDVARRFLKKDGHFVCKLFHSDDFSKLRDEIKKTFHKCEAVKPDSTRKISKEIFLVGIGKK